The Suncus etruscus isolate mSunEtr1 chromosome 7, mSunEtr1.pri.cur, whole genome shotgun sequence genome includes a window with the following:
- the DRG2 gene encoding LOW QUALITY PROTEIN: developmentally-regulated GTP-binding protein 2 (The sequence of the model RefSeq protein was modified relative to this genomic sequence to represent the inferred CDS: inserted 1 base in 1 codon), whose product MGILEKISEIEKEIARTQKNKAPRISPGLLKAKLAKYRAQLLEPSKSASSKGEGFDVMKSXDARVALIGFPSVGKSTFLSLMTSTASEAASYEFTTLTCIPGVIEYKGANIQLLDLPGIIEGAAQGKGRGRQVIAVARTADVVIMMLDATKGEVQRSLLEKELESVGIRLNKHKPNIYFKPKKGGGISFNSTVTLTQCSEKLVQLILHEYKIFNAEVLFREDCSPDEFIDVIVGNRVYMPCLYVYNKIDQISMEEVDRLARKPNSVVISCGMKLNLDYLLEMLWEYLALTCIYTKKRGQRPDFTDAIILRKGASVEHVCHRIHRSLASQFKYALVWGTSTKYSPQRVGLTHTMEHEDVIQIVKK is encoded by the exons ATGGGGATCCTTGAGAAGATCTCCGAGATCGAGAAGGAGATCGCTCGCACGCAGAAGAACAAGG CG CCACGGATATCACCTGGCCTGCTGAAAGCTAAACTTGCAAAATATCGAGCTCAGCTCTTGGAACCATCCAAATCAGCCTCGTCCAAAGGAGAGGGTTTCGATGTCATGAAAT GGGATGCTCGAGTGGCACTGATTGGATTTCCCTCTGTGGGTAAG TCCACCTTCCTGAGTCTCATGACCTCCACAGCCAGTGAAGCTGCATCCTACGAGTTCACCACCCTGACATGTATCCCCGGGGTCATTGAG TATAAAGGTGCCAACATCCAGCTTCTGGACCTTCCTGGAATCATTGAAGGAGCAGCACAAG GCAAAGGCCGTGGCCGGCAGGTGATTGCTGTGGCGCGCACAGCTGATGTTGTCATTATGATGCTGGATGCCACCAAGGGAGAGGTGCAGAG GTCTCTGTTGGAGAAGGAGCTGGAGTCAGTTGGCATTCGCCTCAACAAGCACAAACCCAACATCTACTTTAAG cCCAAGAAAGGAGGTGGCATCTCCTTTAACTCCACCGTCAcactgactcagtgctcagaaaagcTGGTGCAGCTGATCTTGCATGAGTATA AGATCTTCAATGCAGAAGTGCTCTTCCGAGAAGATTGCTCCCCAGATGAGTTCATCGATGTTATCGTGGGCAACCGGGTGTACATGCCCTGCTTGTAT GTTTACAACAAAATTGACCAAATTTCCATGGAAGAAGTGGACCGCCTGGCTCGTAAACCCAACAGTGTTGTCATCAG CTGTGGCATGAAGCTGAACCTGGACTACTTGCTTgaaatgctttgggagtatttgGCCCTGACCTGCATCTATACCAAGAAGAGAGGAC AGAGGCCAGACTTCACAGATGCCATCATCCTCCGGAAAGGGGCCTCTGTGGAGCATGTG TGCCATCGCATCCACCGTTCCCTCGCCAGCCAGTTCAAGTATGCCTTGGTGTGG GGCACTAGCACCAAGTACAGTCCACAGCGGGTGGGTCTGACTCACACTATGGAGCATGAGGACGTCATCCAGATTGTCAAGAAGTAG